The Streptococcus pantholopis genome has a segment encoding these proteins:
- the uvrA gene encoding excinuclease ABC subunit UvrA → MQDKLVIHGARAHNLKNIDVEIPRDKLVVVTGLSGSGKSSLAFDTIYAEGQRRYVESLSAYARQFLGNMEKPDVDSIDGLSPAISIDQKTTSKNPRSTVGTATEINDYLRLLYARVGVPYCINGHGAITASSVEQITDQILQLPERTRMQILAPVVRRKKGQHKTVFARIQKDGYVRVRVDGEIFDIAEVPDLSKSKLHNIEIVVDRLVNKEGIRSRLFDSIEAALRLADGYVIIDTMDGSELLFSEHYSCPVCGFTVPELEPRLFSFNAPFGSCPTCDGLGSRLEVDLDLVVPDKSKTLREGALAPWNPISSQYYPAMLEQAMTAFGIDMDTPFADLSEDDQNIILYGSGEREFHFHYINDFGGERDLDLPFEGVVHNIDRRYHETASDFTRNVMRGYMNELPCVTCGGYRLNEQALSVRVGGQKGLNIGEVSDLSIADHLELLNRIELSETEKTIAAPIVKEIKDRLTFLHNVGLNYLTLSRSAGTLSGGESQRIRLATQIGSNLSGVLYILDEPSIGLHQRDNDRLLSSLKKMRDLGNTLIVVEHDEDTMMQADWLIDVGPGAGDFGGEIVASGTPKQVAKSKASITGQYLSGKQAIAVPSERRAGNGRFLEIKGAAENNLQNLDVRFPLGKFIAVTGVSGSGKSTLVNGILKKAVAQKLNRNSAKPGKYRSITGIEHLERLIDIDQSPIGRTPRSNPATYTGVFDDIRDLFAKTNEAKIRGYKKGRFSFNVKGGRCEACSGDGIIKIEMHFLPDVYVPCEVCHGTRYNSETLEVHYKEKNIAQILDMTVNDAVDFFAPIPKIARKLQTIKDVGLGYVTLGQPATTLSGGEAQRMKLASELHKRSTGKSLYILDEPTTGLHTDDIKRLLKVLERFVDDGNTVLVIEHNLDVIKTADHIIDLGPEGGVGGGTVVATGTPEEVAQITESFTGQYLQTKLK, encoded by the coding sequence ATGCAGGATAAATTGGTAATACACGGGGCCAGAGCCCATAATTTAAAAAACATTGATGTTGAAATACCGCGTGATAAACTGGTGGTTGTGACCGGTCTTTCCGGTTCAGGAAAATCAAGTTTGGCCTTTGATACCATTTATGCGGAAGGCCAGCGCCGCTATGTTGAAAGTCTGTCGGCCTATGCCCGGCAGTTCCTCGGGAATATGGAAAAACCGGATGTTGACTCAATTGACGGGCTTAGTCCGGCTATTTCTATTGACCAGAAAACGACCAGTAAAAATCCTCGCTCGACAGTAGGAACAGCAACGGAGATTAATGATTATCTGCGTCTGCTCTATGCGCGTGTAGGGGTGCCTTACTGTATTAATGGTCATGGTGCAATTACTGCTTCATCTGTCGAACAGATTACAGACCAGATTCTGCAGCTGCCGGAACGGACTCGGATGCAGATATTAGCCCCTGTTGTCCGCCGAAAAAAAGGCCAGCATAAAACTGTTTTTGCCAGAATACAAAAGGATGGCTATGTTCGTGTTCGTGTTGACGGGGAAATCTTTGATATTGCAGAAGTTCCCGACTTATCAAAAAGTAAACTCCATAATATAGAAATCGTCGTTGACCGACTGGTTAACAAAGAAGGTATACGAAGCCGCCTCTTCGATTCCATCGAGGCCGCCCTGCGTTTAGCCGACGGTTATGTTATCATTGATACGATGGACGGCAGTGAGCTGCTTTTTTCAGAGCATTACTCCTGCCCGGTCTGTGGTTTTACAGTACCGGAACTAGAACCCAGACTCTTCTCTTTCAACGCTCCTTTTGGTTCCTGCCCGACCTGTGATGGGCTGGGAAGCAGGCTAGAAGTGGACTTGGATTTAGTTGTCCCCGACAAAAGCAAAACGCTGCGTGAGGGAGCTCTGGCTCCCTGGAACCCCATTTCTTCTCAGTATTACCCGGCTATGCTGGAGCAGGCTATGACTGCTTTTGGTATCGATATGGATACCCCTTTTGCTGATTTATCAGAGGATGATCAAAACATCATTCTTTATGGTTCTGGTGAGCGGGAGTTTCATTTCCATTATATCAATGATTTTGGCGGTGAGCGTGACCTTGATTTGCCTTTTGAAGGAGTCGTTCATAATATTGACCGGCGCTATCATGAAACAGCCAGTGATTTCACCCGCAATGTTATGCGCGGTTATATGAACGAGCTGCCTTGTGTGACTTGCGGCGGCTACCGTCTGAATGAACAGGCTCTTAGTGTCCGGGTCGGCGGTCAGAAAGGTCTGAATATTGGTGAAGTTTCTGACTTATCTATTGCTGATCATTTGGAATTGCTGAACCGTATTGAACTGTCGGAGACTGAAAAAACCATTGCTGCTCCAATTGTTAAGGAAATCAAGGATCGCTTGACTTTTCTGCATAATGTCGGCCTGAACTACCTGACGCTTTCGCGTTCTGCTGGGACCCTCTCAGGCGGTGAAAGCCAGCGGATTCGTCTGGCCACTCAAATCGGCTCCAACTTATCCGGAGTTCTCTATATCCTTGACGAACCTTCAATAGGCCTGCACCAGCGCGACAATGACCGCCTGCTTTCAAGCCTGAAAAAAATGCGGGACTTAGGCAATACCCTGATTGTGGTTGAACATGATGAAGACACCATGATGCAGGCAGACTGGCTTATTGATGTTGGTCCGGGTGCGGGTGATTTTGGCGGTGAAATTGTAGCTTCAGGGACACCCAAGCAAGTTGCTAAAAGCAAGGCTTCCATTACCGGTCAGTACCTGTCAGGTAAACAGGCCATTGCCGTTCCTTCAGAGCGGCGTGCAGGCAATGGGCGTTTCCTTGAGATTAAAGGAGCGGCCGAAAACAATCTGCAAAATTTAGATGTCCGTTTTCCCCTGGGGAAATTTATCGCGGTGACCGGTGTATCCGGTTCAGGTAAATCTACCCTAGTTAACGGGATTCTCAAAAAAGCTGTTGCCCAAAAATTGAACCGCAACTCGGCTAAACCTGGTAAATACCGGTCAATAACAGGGATTGAGCACTTAGAACGTCTGATTGATATCGATCAAAGTCCTATTGGCCGGACTCCGCGTTCCAATCCTGCCACCTATACTGGAGTTTTTGACGATATTCGGGATTTATTTGCCAAAACAAATGAAGCTAAAATCCGCGGCTACAAGAAGGGACGCTTTTCTTTCAATGTTAAGGGAGGCCGCTGCGAGGCCTGTTCCGGTGACGGAATCATCAAGATTGAGATGCATTTTTTGCCGGATGTTTATGTTCCCTGCGAAGTCTGCCATGGGACCCGTTATAACAGCGAGACTTTGGAAGTTCACTACAAGGAAAAAAACATTGCCCAAATCCTCGATATGACCGTCAATGATGCTGTTGATTTCTTTGCTCCCATTCCTAAAATTGCCCGCAAACTGCAGACGATTAAGGATGTCGGACTGGGTTATGTCACATTGGGACAGCCTGCAACAACCCTTTCAGGAGGAGAAGCACAGCGTATGAAACTGGCCTCTGAACTCCATAAACGCTCAACGGGCAAGAGCCTCTATATCTTAGATGAACCGACAACAGGTCTCCACACGGACGATATTAAACGTCTCCTTAAGGTTCTTGAGCGTTTTGTGGACGACGGCAACACCGTTCTTGTCATTGAACACAATCTTGATGTGATTAAGACAGCTGACCACATTATAGATTTAGGTCCGGAAGGCGGTGTCGGAGGCGGAACTGTCGTTGCTACAGGCACTCCGGAAGAAGTCGCACAAATCACAGAAAGCTTTACAGGCCAGTATCTCCAAACAAAATTAAAATAA
- a CDS encoding M24 family metallopeptidase translates to MEQRILNFERKLAQSDLDGFLVTDLLNIYYLTGFSGTEATVFISKNRRLFLTDARYVLAAQNTVSGFEIIESRRPLAEIAEIVKADRLVRLGFDHQVTFAYYQKLQTYFAGIDLVALADFTEELRLVKDPKEIAAIRMACRITDQAFADVLDFIKPGVTTEWDLANFLDFRMRKYGASGLSFTTIAASGCRSAMPHGTATEKVIQNGEMLTLDFGCYYNHYVSDMTRTVHIGPATDEEGEIYDTVLRANQALIRTAKAGLSYRDFDSIPREVIEQAGFGQDFTHGIGHGIGLDVHELPYFSGTDGILRAGMVVTDEPGIYLDNKYGVRIEDDLLITEDGCEVLTESPKELLILS, encoded by the coding sequence ATGGAGCAAAGAATCCTCAATTTTGAGCGAAAACTTGCTCAGTCGGATCTTGATGGCTTTTTAGTCACTGATTTGCTGAATATTTATTATTTAACAGGCTTTTCTGGGACTGAAGCAACGGTTTTTATCTCTAAAAACCGCCGGCTTTTTCTGACTGATGCCAGATACGTTTTAGCAGCTCAAAATACTGTATCGGGATTTGAAATTATTGAAAGTCGCCGGCCACTGGCAGAGATTGCTGAGATAGTGAAAGCTGATCGGCTTGTTCGTCTGGGATTTGATCACCAAGTAACTTTTGCCTATTACCAGAAGCTTCAGACCTATTTTGCAGGAATCGACTTGGTTGCGCTGGCTGATTTTACAGAAGAGCTGCGCCTTGTCAAAGATCCCAAGGAAATAGCTGCGATTCGAATGGCCTGCCGCATTACCGATCAAGCCTTTGCTGATGTTTTGGATTTTATTAAGCCGGGAGTGACAACGGAATGGGATCTTGCTAACTTTTTAGACTTTAGAATGCGGAAGTACGGGGCTTCCGGTCTTTCTTTTACCACGATAGCAGCCTCAGGCTGCCGATCGGCTATGCCGCATGGGACAGCCACTGAAAAGGTGATTCAAAACGGGGAAATGCTGACTTTGGATTTTGGCTGTTACTACAATCATTATGTCAGCGATATGACTCGCACTGTTCATATTGGTCCGGCGACAGATGAAGAAGGTGAGATTTATGATACCGTTTTGCGCGCTAATCAAGCGCTTATAAGAACAGCGAAAGCTGGTCTCAGTTACCGTGATTTTGACAGTATTCCGCGTGAAGTTATTGAACAAGCGGGATTCGGTCAGGATTTTACACATGGTATCGGGCATGGTATTGGTCTTGATGTTCATGAACTCCCTTATTTCAGCGGGACTGACGGAATACTTAGAGCAGGTATGGTTGTAACAGATGAGCCGGGGATTTACCTTGATAATAAGTACGGTGTCCGTATTGAAGATGACCTTCTAATAACTGAAGATGGCTGTGAGGTTCTGACAGAATCGCCCAAGGAGCTGCTGATATTGTCTTAA